The Pseudomonas baetica genome includes a region encoding these proteins:
- a CDS encoding carbohydrate kinase family protein: MYLVCGEALFDFFSEDDASGLASKVNFKAIAGGSPFNVAVGLRRLGVDSALFGGLSTDYLGRRLQQVLQEEGVRPDYLVDFAAPTTLAMVAVGANGSPHYSFRGEGCADRQLSVAHLPTLGPEVRGLHIGSFSLVVQPIADTLLALVQRESGKRLISLDPNVRLNPEPNIDLWRERIATLVQLADLIKVSDEDLSLLYPEQDPQRVIGGWLEHRCQIVFLTRGGEGATVFSRAHGSWSVPACSVKIADTVGAGDTFQAALITWLTEHGLDSVDGVQQLGREQIDAMLKFAVQAAALTCSKTGPDLPYRQQLT, from the coding sequence ATGTATTTGGTGTGTGGCGAAGCCCTGTTTGATTTCTTCAGCGAAGACGACGCCAGCGGCCTGGCTTCGAAAGTGAATTTCAAGGCGATTGCCGGCGGCTCGCCGTTCAACGTCGCGGTGGGTTTGCGCCGCCTGGGCGTGGACTCGGCTTTGTTCGGTGGGCTGTCCACCGACTACCTCGGCCGCCGCTTGCAGCAAGTCCTGCAGGAGGAAGGTGTACGGCCGGACTATCTGGTGGATTTCGCTGCGCCGACCACGCTGGCGATGGTCGCAGTTGGCGCCAACGGCTCGCCGCATTACAGCTTTCGCGGCGAAGGTTGCGCGGATCGGCAATTGAGCGTCGCCCACCTGCCGACACTTGGCCCTGAAGTGCGCGGTTTGCACATCGGTTCGTTTTCGCTGGTGGTGCAACCGATTGCCGACACGCTGCTGGCCCTGGTCCAGCGTGAAAGCGGCAAACGCCTGATCAGCCTCGACCCCAACGTACGCCTCAATCCCGAGCCGAACATAGACCTGTGGCGTGAGCGCATCGCCACGCTGGTGCAATTGGCCGACCTGATCAAAGTCAGCGACGAAGACTTGAGCCTGTTGTATCCAGAACAGGATCCGCAGCGCGTCATCGGCGGCTGGCTCGAACACCGCTGCCAGATTGTGTTCCTGACCCGTGGCGGCGAAGGCGCAACCGTGTTCAGTCGCGCCCATGGCTCATGGTCGGTGCCGGCCTGTTCGGTGAAGATCGCCGATACCGTTGGCGCCGGCGATACCTTCCAGGCCGCGCTGATCACCTGGCTGACAGAACACGGTCTGGACTCGGTCGACGGCGTGCAGCAACTCGGTCGCGAGCAGATCGACGCCATGCTCAAATTCGCCGTACAAGCCGCAGCGCTGACGTGCAGCAAGACCGGTCCGGATTTGCCCTATCGTCAGCAATTGACCTGA